The DNA region CTCGTGAATGCTCGGTAGAATGTATCCTGAACCAGGTCTTGGACCCCGTACCTGCCCAATTCCTCGCCATAGGCTCGGTAGCAAACCTTGAACAGGTAGTGCCTGTGGCGCGCGTGGAACTCTTCGAACGCGGCATTGGCAGTGTCCGGGTCATCGGGCTGCCACGAAATCATAACCAGGAGGTCACCGTCATTCTCCTGGGAAAGTTCAAGCCCCGCGTCAGCCATGCGTCATGCCCTGTTCTGCCGGTCGAGGATCCTTGCGACAGTCAAGTTTACGTCAAACCGTGACAGATAAAAGCCCATTTTGATTGGCGTGTCACGGTCAAGCGTAAACCAAGATGAGCGGCGCGGTACATTGTTGGCCGACGAGGCCTGCGGCATTCGTGCAAAGCCTTGGTACTGCAGAGGATAGAACGATGGACTTCTTGCACTGGGACGGGTGGTGCAGCCCGGAGGACGTAATCGAAGTCACGCTGGATCATGGAGCCAATGTCCAGTTGCTGGACGATGGTGCATTTGCGGCGTACCGCGCAGGGCGCTCCTATCAGTATCGAGGTGGGTACTACCGACGTACGCCGGTGCGGCTCCGGCCTCCGTACCCCGGGCATTGGCACGTTGTGGTCGATCTCGGCGGATACACCGGAACGGTGCGAGCCGCGGTCCGGCTTGCATGCGGAGTCGTGTGAACGGTTCGAATGGTGGCCGCAATGGACCTGGAGAGCTGCGGCGCAGCCGGCGGTGTTGCGGATGGTAACGTGACGGAGAATGGAAGGAGCCTTGTTGATGACGACAACTGGATTGCCTGTAGATGTCCTGGAGTTGTTCTTGAAGGGGGTGACCCAGGGATTGGGAATGTTCCTCGCTGCGGTGAGATCGCTGCCAACGTGGATGCAGCTGACGCTAGCCGTGATTCTGGCGCTGCGATTTGTGGAGGCCTTGAAGGAGCGATCGACGAGCGCTGGACGGCGTTCTTGCGGCCCGTGAGGTTTCACGGAGGGAATGTGCGCGCGTACGGTCCACGGGCAGGCATCGCACGGACGTCAGCGGTGACGCCGTGTATTTCGATTCATGGGCCGCCAATGAAGGGCTTGAGAGATGCCCAACGAACTGAAACGAAAAGACGTGCCTGATCCAGTGCAGCGCATGCTTTGGGGCAAGTCCGCCGGACGCTGCGAATTCCGCGGCTGCAACAAGCCGCTGTGGAAGTCGTCGGTGACGGCCGAACAGGTCAATACGGCACAAAAGGCGCACATCTACGCGGTCGGCGGCGGCGGTCCGCGGCACAGCGCCGAACTCACCGAAGAAGAGCTCAATGATCTCGCCAACCTGATGCTCGTTTGCCACGAGTGTCATCAGAAGATCGATGACAAGGAGGACGGAGGCCGCTACACCGACGCGTTGTTGCAGGAAATGAAAGCCGAGCACGAAGCCCGCATCGAGCGCGTGACCGGCATCGATCCTAGCCACAAATCGCATGTCGTGTTCTACGGCGCCAACATCGGCGACCACGATTCGCCGCTCTCACGGAAGGCGACCGAACAGCACCTGTTTCCAGCGCGGTATCCGGCGGAGGACCGGCCGATCGAGCTGGGGATGCACAACTGTTCGCTCAGGGACAACGCGGCGAAGTTCTGGGATCTGCAGGCGCAACAGTTGATTACGATGTTTGGCCGTCGCATTCGCGAGCGGATGGCGGCGGGTGCGATCGAACATTTATCTGTGTTCGCGCTGGCGCCGCAACCGCTGCTCATGCTGCTCGGGTCGCTCATGACCGACCTGCCGGATGTGGACGTCTTTCAACTCAAGAAGGAGCCCAAGGGTTGGCAATGGGAAGACGACAGCCCGCTTGAGTTCATCGTTGAGGCGCCGCCAGAAAAGAGCGGGACACCTGCGCTGGTGCTGGCACTGAGCGCGACGGTCTCCGACGAGCGCATCCAGAAGGTGCTCGGCGACGATGTCGCGATCTGGCGGGTGGCGGTCGCCGCGCCGAACAATGATCTGCTGCGTTCGCGCGAACAGTTACAGCGTTTCCGCCAACTGGCGCGGCCGCTCTTGGATCGCATCAAGAAACATCACGGGCAGGATGCAATGCTGCACGTGTTTCCGGCGGCGCCGGTTTCGGTTTGCGTGGAGCTGGGCCGCGTGCGTATGCCGAAGACCGACCTCCCGTGGCAGGTCTACGATCAAGTCAATGAACTCGGCGGCTTTGTGCCGGCAATTCGGATTCCACCGGGAGAGAAACAATGACGTACAAGGCGACTATCACAAATCGAGTGCTCGAGCACCTGGTGGATCTGATCGATGTTCCACCTTCGTATTACGACCTAGCAATCGAACGGTACGAGGCGCTGGGTCGATGGTTTCATCGCGAGGGCTCACCTTTGGCGAATCTGGACCCAGTTGTGTTTTCGCAGGGATCGTTTCGGCTGGGAACCGTCATTCGTGCATTGCTGGCAAGAGACGAGTATGACCTTGATCTCGTCTGTTGGCTGATGCTGAGCAAGTCCGAAGTGACGCAGCGGGCCCTGAAGGAGTTGGTTGGCGATGACGTGAAGGCGTACGCGAAAGCGAAAAACCTGAAGGCGCCGCCGCGGGAGAAGAAACGCTGCTGGCGGCTCGACTACGCCGACAAAGTCAGTTTTCACATGGACATCCTTCCGGCGATCCCGAACGACGAGTTCATTAAGGAGGCACTGCTGAAGGCGGGCGTCGCGCCGGATGAAGCGGTAAGCGCCATCGCCATTACGGACAACACCCGTCCCAACTACGCGGTGGTCAGCCCAGATTGGCCACAGAGCAACCCGGAAGGGTTCGCGCAGTGGTTTGGAAAGCGGATGCGCCAGGCCGAGATGCGCCACGCGCTTCATCTGGTGAAGCAGGGCGCGTACGCGTCCGTTCAGGACGTACCCGCGCATATGTGCAAAACGATACTGCAGCGCGCGGTCCAATTCCTCAAGCGTCATCGCGATGTAATGTTCAATGGGCAACGCGACCTGAAGCCGATCTCGATCATCATCACCACGCTTGCCGGACGGGCGTACCGCGGTGAGACTGATCTGTTCGGGGCCTTGCGGGAGATCATCGCAGCGATGCCCAGTTTAATTCGCAACGAAGAACCCAGAATCCCCAACCCGGTCAATCCGGACGAGGATTTTGCGGACAAGTGGAAGTCCGATCCGCGCCTCGAACAGAACTTCTGGACGTGGCACAAGCGGCTCGGTCATGACATAGAACGCCTCGCGGACGCGGCAAGTGCGGACGAACTCACCCAATTTATCAGGCGGAGCTTTGATCTCTCGGTCAATAAGGACGACCTGTTTCGTTTCGGCGCGGCGGCAACGGCGGCCACGGTGGACGCCGCACCGCGAATTCACGTGAAGTCGCAGCTGCAACCCTGGTCCGACTGTGCGTGAGGTCTTCGAGCAACAGTACCGGGCATGTGGTGTCGACGCGCTGCTCGCGAAATACCGCGGGCTCGCGCTGGCGCCGCACGCCGGCCTGGGAGTGGCGATCGCCGGTGATATTGCGTTCACCGCTGAACCATGCGGCTTAGAGGCGATAACCGACGCGTACGCGATCCGCATTGAGGTCCCCGCAACGTTTCCCCGGAAGTTGCCGCGCGTGTGGGAGCGAGGCGGGCGTATTCCGCGGACATTCCACAAACTAGCGGAGAATGCGCTTTGTTTGGGGTCGATGATCCGCCTTCGCATGATGGTTGGAATGGCGCCAACGGTCATCGAGTTCGTGGACAAGTGCGTTGTACCGTACCTCTACGGATACTCGTACTTTGAGCAACACGGCAGGCTGCCGTTCGGTGACTTGGACCATGGCAATAAGGGGATTATCAAGGACCTCAAGAAATTGCTCGGCGTGGGAACGGATAGACAGTGCATGGGCATGGTGCTGTTGGCGTCGCTTCAGAAGCGAAAGGCCAACCGACAGCCGTGCCCGTGTGGGAGCGGGAAACGCTTGGGTAAGTGCCACCACCGGCTCTTGAATGATCTGCGAAAGAGATGCGGTCGGCTGGCGTTTCGGGAGGAGTACCGGAGGCTCTCGCGTTGAGGAGGAACTGAAGCATGGAGATGAGTTCGGCACTGGCGTCCGACTTGGCACGCTAAATAGCAGGTCGTGCTGCGAGACCTATGGAGCAGCTTCTCCCAATGGACATCCAAACGAAGGCGCCGACACCGGCGATTTCGCATTTGGAGGACACGTCCACTGTTGCGCACGAGCTCCGCTACACCCATCCTAGACGCCGCGATCATGGTAGAATGCCAGAGGCATGCGACGCGCCCTCGACAAGAAGATCATCCCACGAAGCGAACGAGATCGCGCATGGGCGTTCCACGGCGCTAAGCTCGAAGCCCTGAAGAGCGAGGCGGGCCATCGTTGTACGCACCCGTACTGCGACGGTCCACATCTCAGCCTCGAGGCCCACCACATCCTCCCGCATGCCCGGGGGGTGTCACCCAGGTCATTAACGGGCTCGTGTTGTGTAGGCGCTGCCACCGGCTGCTTCACGCCGGCTTCATGCCGTTCCGCCTTGTACTGGACATCAAACTGGGTTGGCGGCGAGAGGGCGTGGCCCAGCCTTCAGTTGCGTCCGTTGATCCCGACGAACTGGCAAGCCGGGCTGTGGCGATCAAGTCGACCGGGCTTTCGGCCGCCGTCCGATTCGCGGCGCTGAATGACGTGCTGGTGGAGGCCAACTACCTGCCAACCTATACGTCAAAGTGCTTCGTCCTCTCGCAAACGCTGCTAGCCAAGGCCAGCGTGCTCAACGACGGAGTTTCGCCAATTCGGGGCACCCTGCAACACACGTTGATCTCCATGAACAACCGACGTGCCTGGGCCCAAACGCTGGTCCGGCACGCCGCACGCTACGCGGACAGCATTAGTGATCATGGGACGGCTGCGCGCGCCTATCACGTCATAGCCGTGGCATATAACGCCCGCAACCTCTTCCCGCAGGCGATCGCAGGTCATCGCCGGGCGTTGACGTACATCGACAGCTGTAGGTTCGCCCGCAGAGAACGGACGGCCGTGAGCATGCTCCGCAGCCGAATTCTGCGCGAGTCGGCTGTGTGCATGGTGAAGCGCAGTGCCGGCTCGACAGCCGCCGCCGAACGCATCCACGAGAGCCTAGCCCTTACGAGGGCGAGTGGCGACTCGCACGCCATTGACGATGCCCTCATCCGTTGCTGCGAGACGCACACGTATCTGGGGGATTACCGCGCTGCGACATCCTGGCTCGACGAACTCTACGCCAACTGGTCGCGAATGGAAGGGAATCTCCGCACGATTGCCACCAAACTCGCGGCCCGGCTACATGTTTGTCGCAACGAAGAGACCGCCGCGTGGGCTGCGATCGAACGCGGCCAGGTGCTGGCCGCTGCGAACGGCCTGCAGCACCAGCGCTACCACTTCAAACGCCTAATCTGGCACCTGCAGGAGGGGTGCGACGATCCACGACAGACGATCTTGACGTAGAGCGCCCGTGGTCGGGAGTCCTCGTTTAGATCCTCCATGGGAGCGCGGTACAACGCACCTGCCGCGCTCACGCGCTGCACACGATATCTAGCGGGGTCGCTACGGTTTCCATGAGGAAGCTGTGTGCGGCTGCAAGGACCGTGGCTTGGCTCGGTGTGCACGATTGCTGCGAGAGTCCAGGCTGCACAATCACGATCTCTGCACGCACCTGTTTAAACCGACTGGCACGTAAGACCGAATTCAGCGTTCGTGGATCGCCAGCCATGAATCGGGTCGGCCGTCCGGCGTGGCGCAGACGCCGATCCCGATCCACAACGTGCCTGCAAAGCCGTTTGAATTGACCGATCCATCTTCCGGATCGAACGGCCTGAGAGCAGACTTCGATTATGTCCTTCAAGCGTCGTCCAGGTTCGTCAGACGTCGTGAACTTGCAGTGAACCAGCGCGAGACGGATGTGCTCGTCGTCTTCTGTCATGCAAATAAGGTCAGCGGCCTCGCCGCTGGAGTCATCGTCAAACACAACGGAGAAGCAACCTGCTCGGTAATGCTCCGCTGCCTTGGCTTGTATTGAATCGGGACGAGCCGCGCCGTCTTTCCAATACGACTCTTGTTGGATATTCGTTCCGGCCCAATCCCACACTTCGAAGCGCTCGGCTGGGATGGTGAATTCACGATCCCCAGCCATCTCGTACAGGAGATTCCCATCAAGCTCCGCCAGGTCGACAAAGAGGACAAG from Phycisphaerae bacterium includes:
- a CDS encoding SEC-C domain-containing protein, which gives rise to MREVFEQQYRACGVDALLAKYRGLALAPHAGLGVAIAGDIAFTAEPCGLEAITDAYAIRIEVPATFPRKLPRVWERGGRIPRTFHKLAENALCLGSMIRLRMMVGMAPTVIEFVDKCVVPYLYGYSYFEQHGRLPFGDLDHGNKGIIKDLKKLLGVGTDRQCMGMVLLASLQKRKANRQPCPCGSGKRLGKCHHRLLNDLRKRCGRLAFREEYRRLSR
- a CDS encoding SAVED domain-containing protein codes for the protein MPNELKRKDVPDPVQRMLWGKSAGRCEFRGCNKPLWKSSVTAEQVNTAQKAHIYAVGGGGPRHSAELTEEELNDLANLMLVCHECHQKIDDKEDGGRYTDALLQEMKAEHEARIERVTGIDPSHKSHVVFYGANIGDHDSPLSRKATEQHLFPARYPAEDRPIELGMHNCSLRDNAAKFWDLQAQQLITMFGRRIRERMAAGAIEHLSVFALAPQPLLMLLGSLMTDLPDVDVFQLKKEPKGWQWEDDSPLEFIVEAPPEKSGTPALVLALSATVSDERIQKVLGDDVAIWRVAVAAPNNDLLRSREQLQRFRQLARPLLDRIKKHHGQDAMLHVFPAAPVSVCVELGRVRMPKTDLPWQVYDQVNELGGFVPAIRIPPGEKQ
- a CDS encoding DUF1883 domain-containing protein, which codes for MDFLHWDGWCSPEDVIEVTLDHGANVQLLDDGAFAAYRAGRSYQYRGGYYRRTPVRLRPPYPGHWHVVVDLGGYTGTVRAAVRLACGVV